One part of the Tunicatimonas pelagia genome encodes these proteins:
- a CDS encoding CusA/CzcA family heavy metal efflux RND transporter, with translation MINKIIAFSIHNKFIVGLLVLALIGTGLYSMYTVNLGSVPDITNNQVQVITVSQNLSTEDMEQFVTYPVELAMGNLPGVEEIRSISRFGLSVVTIVFADDMGTYLPRQLVQEQLNELRETIPEAFGIPSLGPISTGLGQIYEYTLQPKAGYDTVYSPMELRTIQDWIVKRQLTLLDGVVEVNSFGGYIKQYEVAIIPERLNAMDISISEVYEALERNNVNTGGAYLENDRMATFIRGEGLIRSLDDIRKIVIKNEQGLPITIGDIAERVDFGHQIRYGAFTQDGEEAVGGIIMMLKGANPNAVIQDVKERMAEVEKSLPKGLEITSFIDRSALIGRTTDTVQQNLLEGALIVIFALVILLGSLRGGIITATTIPLSLLFAFILMKQFGVWANLMSLGAIDFGIIIDGAVIIIEGTVYEIQKRIRAGQAKFTQAQMDEVAYEAGSTMMNSAFFGQIIILIVFAPILFLTGVEGKMFRPMAFTFGFAMLGAIVLCLTYVPMMSALLMRPITNQKNWFGRLERGLERFSDRLIGGLQRAYQPLLQGALRFKMVVLGVALLLLVGAGFLFSRMGGEFVPQLDEGDLAMQALIRPGSSLTQSLEVSKAIETLLLDNFPEVKTVTARIGVADIPTDPMPMDIADMYIILEKDRDQWVSADTKEELIDQIKDTLNKELTGVNLVFTQPVELRFNELLEGVREDIAVKLYGEDLEVLSSKVEEMAEIIRTVPGAGDVSPERITGLPQMTVLYNRDKLAQYGLDIQKLNEYISSAFAGGVAGVVFEGEKRFDLVVRLDESHRQDIDDLRTLYVDLSDGTQIPIKEVADILYVPGPMQISRDDTYRRTYVGVNARGRDVESVVNDIQQRLDEELDLPPGYYITYGGEFENLRRAKQRLSLVVPIALFLIFVLLYFALESFWQSLMIYVAIPLATIGGVLALWLRDMPFSISAGVGFIVLFGVAVLNGLVLINRFNSLKEEGVTSIRERIMTGTKERIRPIMLTATTDIFGFLPMAFSSSAGAEVQRPLATVVIGGMLSATLLTLVVLPALYSLLEHWRANRMDKSPEEPKKLASTHFIVLLILSGGLLSFSSPACAQSDSLPTINLEQAQARAVTNYPRLQADRLEIENQQMLKKTAWNLGNTQVFTGREEVDANLDIGNGVQTVVGVQQQQVAIFGIAPRLRLQQQRVTLAEESLELSTAEVVRAVSQAWGQAYTTQRIYRVYDSLEAVFDDIVRAAKIRLEVEETSRLAYLATANQANEVQIQREQAYRDYRAALQRLNRWLVSDTLFTVADVSVDILDEPLRQRTDSLTDHPLLDVYQQQLRVADATVHERRAQFYPQLQGQYGWQRVDGQSGFYTYQLGVRVPLFFGPELGRTQSAQVERAIAEQHLRQTLQDIHAAYHEAQQQYLKWRNSWNYYQENALPLAQEQRTGSVLAYREGAIDYVTFLQNIRDAIRIEVDAWQAFGNYLNRRYQLTYYLNSSN, from the coding sequence ATGATTAATAAAATCATTGCCTTCTCGATACACAACAAGTTTATCGTAGGGCTGCTGGTGCTCGCTTTGATCGGTACCGGCCTCTATTCCATGTACACGGTTAACCTGGGGTCGGTACCGGACATTACCAACAACCAAGTGCAGGTGATTACTGTCTCCCAGAACCTATCGACCGAAGATATGGAGCAATTTGTGACCTACCCGGTCGAGCTGGCAATGGGCAACTTGCCGGGCGTCGAAGAAATTCGCTCTATTTCCCGTTTTGGCTTGTCAGTGGTCACCATCGTTTTTGCTGACGATATGGGTACCTACCTGCCTCGCCAACTGGTGCAGGAACAGCTCAACGAGTTACGAGAAACTATTCCCGAGGCATTTGGCATCCCCTCTCTGGGGCCGATCTCTACCGGTTTAGGGCAAATCTACGAGTATACTCTTCAGCCTAAAGCGGGCTACGATACGGTCTATTCACCTATGGAGCTACGCACTATTCAGGACTGGATCGTCAAGCGACAGCTTACGCTGCTGGACGGGGTGGTAGAAGTCAACTCCTTCGGGGGTTACATTAAGCAGTACGAGGTAGCGATCATCCCCGAACGGCTCAACGCGATGGACATCAGTATTTCAGAGGTGTACGAAGCCTTAGAGCGCAACAACGTCAATACGGGCGGAGCTTATCTGGAGAACGACCGGATGGCTACCTTCATCCGGGGCGAAGGGCTTATTCGCTCACTAGACGACATTCGGAAGATTGTGATTAAAAACGAACAAGGCCTTCCAATCACCATTGGCGATATTGCCGAGCGGGTGGACTTCGGCCATCAGATACGCTACGGGGCCTTTACCCAAGATGGCGAGGAAGCGGTCGGCGGGATCATCATGATGCTGAAGGGGGCTAATCCCAACGCGGTGATTCAGGACGTAAAGGAACGAATGGCCGAGGTAGAAAAATCGCTGCCTAAAGGACTGGAAATTACTTCCTTCATTGACCGTAGTGCCTTGATCGGCCGCACCACCGATACGGTACAGCAAAACCTGCTAGAAGGAGCACTGATCGTCATCTTTGCCCTGGTCATCCTGCTAGGTAGTTTGCGGGGCGGCATCATCACGGCTACCACCATTCCATTGTCGCTGCTGTTTGCCTTTATCCTGATGAAGCAGTTCGGCGTGTGGGCCAACCTGATGAGCTTAGGGGCTATTGACTTCGGTATCATCATCGACGGGGCGGTTATCATCATCGAGGGTACGGTATACGAAATTCAGAAACGCATCCGAGCCGGACAAGCAAAGTTTACCCAAGCCCAAATGGACGAGGTGGCCTACGAGGCAGGTAGCACCATGATGAACTCGGCCTTCTTCGGGCAAATCATCATCCTGATTGTGTTTGCCCCTATTCTGTTTTTGACCGGCGTAGAGGGTAAGATGTTCCGCCCGATGGCCTTTACCTTCGGCTTTGCTATGCTAGGAGCCATTGTGTTGTGTCTGACCTACGTTCCTATGATGTCGGCTCTACTGATGCGCCCGATCACCAATCAGAAGAACTGGTTTGGGCGATTAGAACGCGGGTTGGAACGGTTCAGTGATCGGCTCATCGGCGGACTGCAACGCGCTTACCAACCTCTGCTACAAGGGGCCTTACGGTTCAAAATGGTAGTACTGGGCGTAGCCCTATTATTGTTGGTCGGAGCCGGGTTCCTCTTTTCACGGATGGGCGGTGAGTTTGTGCCCCAGCTCGACGAGGGTGACCTGGCAATGCAAGCCTTGATCCGACCGGGTAGTTCGCTCACTCAATCACTAGAAGTTTCCAAAGCGATTGAGACCCTTTTGCTGGATAACTTTCCAGAAGTGAAGACAGTAACTGCTCGCATTGGGGTGGCCGATATTCCGACTGATCCTATGCCGATGGACATTGCCGATATGTATATCATTCTAGAAAAGGATCGCGATCAGTGGGTAAGCGCCGACACTAAAGAAGAACTGATTGACCAGATTAAGGATACACTTAATAAGGAGCTGACCGGGGTCAATCTAGTCTTTACCCAACCGGTAGAGCTGCGCTTCAACGAATTGCTGGAAGGGGTTCGCGAAGACATAGCTGTCAAGCTTTACGGCGAAGACCTGGAGGTCTTATCCAGCAAAGTAGAAGAAATGGCTGAGATCATCCGCACTGTTCCCGGTGCCGGGGATGTCAGCCCGGAACGTATTACGGGACTGCCCCAGATGACAGTGCTCTACAACCGCGATAAGCTCGCCCAGTATGGCTTGGATATTCAAAAGCTCAACGAGTACATCAGCTCAGCCTTCGCGGGGGGCGTGGCCGGAGTGGTGTTCGAGGGCGAAAAGCGCTTCGATCTGGTCGTGCGGCTTGACGAATCCCACCGCCAGGATATTGATGACCTACGCACCTTGTACGTTGACCTCTCGGATGGCACCCAGATTCCGATTAAAGAAGTAGCGGATATCCTCTACGTACCCGGGCCCATGCAGATTTCGCGTGATGACACCTACCGTCGTACCTACGTAGGCGTGAACGCTCGAGGGCGTGATGTGGAGTCAGTGGTAAATGACATCCAGCAACGGCTGGATGAAGAACTAGATCTGCCGCCGGGCTACTACATTACCTACGGCGGTGAGTTTGAGAACCTGCGGCGAGCCAAACAGCGACTTTCGTTGGTAGTCCCTATCGCTTTGTTTCTAATCTTCGTGCTGCTCTACTTTGCCCTGGAGTCCTTCTGGCAGTCACTGATGATCTACGTAGCCATTCCACTTGCCACCATCGGAGGTGTGCTGGCCCTATGGCTGCGCGACATGCCGTTCAGCATCTCGGCGGGCGTGGGCTTTATCGTGCTGTTCGGCGTGGCAGTGCTTAACGGCTTGGTTTTGATCAACCGCTTCAATTCTCTCAAGGAAGAAGGAGTAACCAGCATCCGTGAGCGCATCATGACGGGCACTAAGGAGAGAATCCGGCCCATTATGCTTACGGCTACAACCGATATCTTTGGTTTCCTACCAATGGCCTTTTCTTCGTCGGCTGGAGCCGAAGTGCAGCGTCCCCTGGCTACCGTGGTGATTGGCGGGATGCTCAGTGCGACCCTGCTGACGCTGGTGGTTCTACCTGCACTCTATTCTCTACTGGAACACTGGCGGGCTAACCGTATGGATAAAAGCCCCGAGGAACCTAAAAAACTGGCCTCAACACATTTTATCGTACTGCTTATTCTGAGCGGAGGACTTTTAAGCTTTTCTAGCCCAGCATGCGCGCAGTCAGACAGTTTGCCTACGATTAATCTGGAACAGGCGCAAGCACGGGCGGTGACAAACTATCCCCGGCTACAAGCAGATCGGCTGGAAATTGAAAATCAGCAGATGCTCAAAAAGACCGCCTGGAACTTGGGCAACACTCAGGTATTTACCGGGCGGGAAGAAGTCGATGCGAACTTGGATATAGGCAATGGGGTGCAAACAGTAGTGGGGGTACAGCAGCAACAAGTTGCTATCTTCGGGATTGCTCCCCGATTGCGGCTCCAACAGCAACGGGTCACCTTGGCCGAAGAATCGCTCGAGTTGTCTACCGCCGAAGTGGTGCGAGCAGTAAGCCAGGCGTGGGGCCAAGCCTACACTACGCAGCGGATTTACCGGGTATACGACAGCTTGGAAGCGGTCTTCGATGACATCGTGCGGGCGGCTAAAATCCGATTGGAAGTAGAAGAAACTTCTCGGCTCGCCTACCTGGCTACTGCCAATCAGGCCAACGAAGTGCAGATTCAACGAGAACAGGCCTATCGCGATTACCGGGCAGCCCTGCAACGGCTCAACCGCTGGTTGGTCAGCGATACATTATTTACCGTAGCCGACGTATCAGTCGACATACTGGATGAGCCACTACGTCAACGAACCGATTCACTCACTGACCACCCTTTGCTGGATGTTTACCAACAACAGCTTCGGGTAGCTGACGCTACGGTTCACGAGCGACGGGCGCAGTTCTATCCGCAACTCCAGGGACAGTACGGCTGGCAGCGCGTCGATGGACAGAGCGGATTTTATACGTACCAACTTGGCGTGCGGGTACCGCTGTTCTTCGGTCCCGAGCTGGGCCGCACCCAGTCTGCCCAAGTGGAGCGCGCCATCGCTGAGCAACATTTGCGGCAAACCCTACAGGACATTCACGCCGCCTACCACGAAGCACAGCAGCAGTATCTGAAGTGGCGCAACTCCTGGAACTACTATCAGGAAAACGCCCTGCCGCTAGCGCAAGAGCAACGCACTGGGTCGGTGCTAGCCTACCGGGAAGGGGCTATCGACTACGTGACCTTTCTACAAAATATCCGGGACGCCATTCGTATTGAAGTAGATGCCTGGCAGGCCTTCGGTAACTATCTGAACCGCCGCTACCAACTCACCTATTATCTGAACTCATCCAATTAA
- a CDS encoding efflux RND transporter periplasmic adaptor subunit: protein MNKHRIFVAILGLIGLLFVGCDSESAEHQEGQGLHSETKETEHDEGEISRVVHLSDRKFRSLAIKIDTIPIRPLTGVVKANGRLEVPPQHEATVTAILGANISSIRVIEGDKVSKGQVLAYIAHPDLVQLQTNYLKAYRQAQFLEKEYQRQKRLYEAEVGAGKTFQQTEADYLSIRDEVKGYEAQLRQLSLNVRKIQNGDIYDYVPVVSSIKGYVEKVKVQVGQYVDPQTEMFAIVNTEHVHADLMVFEEDVYKVKEGQQVFFTVASVPGNTLRAEIYSVGKQFEQNPRAVHVHAEIKQKEDYLIPGMYIMGKIHTESKAVLALPQEAIVEEAGNPYLFLAKAHQEDGQTEWEFTPVEIRTGTVDEDWVEVNLLEPLPSGAQVAWNNAYYLVAEMNKGETSHGH from the coding sequence ATGAATAAGCATCGTATATTCGTAGCAATTCTCGGGCTGATCGGCTTATTGTTCGTAGGCTGTGACAGTGAATCTGCCGAGCATCAGGAAGGTCAAGGGCTCCATTCTGAGACCAAAGAGACCGAGCATGACGAAGGGGAAATTTCCAGAGTCGTTCATTTATCTGATCGTAAGTTTCGTAGTCTGGCTATCAAGATAGATACAATTCCTATCCGTCCGCTGACCGGTGTAGTGAAAGCTAACGGACGATTGGAAGTACCGCCCCAGCACGAAGCCACCGTGACAGCCATCCTGGGAGCCAATATCTCATCCATCCGGGTGATTGAGGGTGATAAAGTGAGTAAGGGGCAGGTGCTGGCATATATCGCTCATCCAGACCTCGTTCAGCTTCAAACCAACTATCTGAAGGCTTACCGACAAGCGCAGTTTCTAGAGAAAGAATACCAGCGGCAAAAGCGGCTCTATGAAGCAGAAGTCGGAGCTGGCAAAACCTTTCAGCAGACCGAGGCCGACTACCTATCTATACGGGATGAGGTGAAGGGTTACGAAGCTCAGTTGCGGCAGCTTTCGCTCAACGTTAGAAAGATTCAGAACGGCGATATCTACGACTACGTACCAGTGGTCAGCTCGATCAAAGGCTATGTAGAAAAGGTGAAAGTCCAGGTAGGGCAGTACGTTGACCCCCAGACCGAAATGTTTGCGATTGTAAACACCGAGCACGTCCATGCCGACCTGATGGTCTTTGAAGAGGATGTGTACAAAGTGAAAGAGGGCCAGCAAGTGTTTTTTACCGTAGCTTCGGTGCCGGGCAATACGCTGCGGGCAGAAATCTATTCGGTAGGTAAACAGTTTGAGCAGAACCCGCGGGCGGTGCACGTGCATGCTGAGATCAAACAGAAAGAAGACTACCTTATTCCGGGTATGTATATTATGGGTAAGATTCATACGGAAAGCAAGGCAGTGCTGGCCCTGCCGCAGGAAGCCATCGTCGAAGAAGCGGGTAACCCTTACCTCTTTTTAGCGAAAGCGCATCAGGAAGATGGGCAAACAGAATGGGAGTTTACTCCCGTGGAAATCCGTACCGGAACTGTTGACGAAGACTGGGTAGAGGTGAATTTGTTGGAGCCACTGCCCTCCGGGGCGCAGGTAGCCTGGAACAACGCCTATTACCTGGTTGCCGAAATGAACAAAGGCGAAACTTCGCATGGTCACTAA
- a CDS encoding cation transporter → MNKSTFRITKMDCPSEEQMIRMKLAPYEQVKQLSFDIPNRILAVYHTGDIKSIHRAIGELQLNDRLESTEEAELPVATDDSRQRKILWWVLGINFGFFAVEMTTGWISRSMGLIADSLDMLADSIVYGLSLFAVGAAISRKKKVARISGYFQMGLALLGFLEVLRRFFSDSETPLFEWMIIISALALIGNLVSLWLINKAKSEEAHMQASAIFTSNDIVVNGGVIVAGVLVYLLNNKWPDLVIGGIVFTFVARGAIRILKLSQ, encoded by the coding sequence ATGAACAAATCGACCTTTAGAATTACGAAGATGGACTGCCCTTCTGAGGAGCAGATGATCCGGATGAAGCTAGCCCCCTACGAGCAGGTCAAGCAGCTTTCGTTTGATATTCCCAACCGAATCTTGGCAGTATACCATACGGGGGATATAAAAAGCATTCACCGGGCCATTGGTGAACTCCAGCTCAACGACCGCTTGGAAAGTACCGAAGAAGCGGAACTACCGGTGGCAACAGATGACTCCCGCCAGCGAAAGATACTCTGGTGGGTGCTCGGGATTAATTTCGGATTCTTTGCGGTGGAAATGACTACCGGTTGGATTTCACGCTCTATGGGCTTGATAGCTGATTCGCTGGATATGCTGGCAGATTCTATTGTCTACGGATTAAGCCTCTTTGCGGTTGGAGCGGCCATTTCCCGAAAGAAGAAAGTAGCACGTATCAGCGGCTATTTTCAAATGGGATTAGCTCTGTTAGGCTTTTTAGAGGTCTTACGAAGGTTTTTTAGCGATAGTGAAACGCCTCTGTTTGAATGGATGATCATTATTTCGGCGTTGGCACTCATCGGCAATTTGGTTTCACTTTGGCTCATCAATAAAGCCAAAAGTGAGGAAGCTCACATGCAGGCTAGTGCTATCTTTACCTCTAATGATATCGTTGTTAACGGGGGAGTGATTGTCGCTGGGGTATTGGTCTATCTGTTAAACAACAAATGGCCTGATCTGGTGATCGGCGGAATTGTCTTCACCTTTGTGGCGCGAGGGGCTATCAGAATACTAAAACTTTCCCAATAA
- a CDS encoding cation diffusion facilitator family transporter encodes MAHNHSHAHNQSSKNLKIAFFLNLGFTILEFIGGLYVNSIAIVSDAVHDLGDSLSLGTSWYLNHKSKQGATDKFSFGYTRFSLLGALINSLVLIGGSVYVIYEAVGRILEPEHSDAQGMIIFAIVGVLINGYAAWKMSGGKSLNEKVVSWHLLEDVLGWVAVLVVAIVLSFQDNHYLDPALSLFITAYILWNVIKRLRETLFIFLQGVPDDVSLSEIENKLRAIDHVDSIHHTHVWSLDGEHHVLTSHLKLKNIDNFKQILAVKQQAKELLKEYPFSHHTLETELDQETCRLAQSNE; translated from the coding sequence ATGGCACACAATCATTCACACGCACACAATCAATCAAGTAAGAACCTGAAAATTGCTTTTTTCCTCAATCTAGGCTTCACTATTCTGGAGTTCATCGGCGGTTTGTACGTCAATAGCATCGCTATTGTATCGGACGCAGTGCATGACTTGGGTGACAGCCTGTCGCTGGGTACTTCCTGGTACCTAAACCACAAATCCAAGCAGGGAGCCACCGATAAGTTCTCTTTCGGCTACACTCGCTTTTCGCTCTTGGGTGCTTTGATCAATAGCTTGGTACTGATTGGCGGATCGGTCTACGTTATCTACGAAGCAGTAGGCAGGATTTTGGAGCCGGAGCACTCAGATGCCCAGGGCATGATTATCTTTGCGATTGTTGGCGTGCTGATTAATGGCTACGCCGCCTGGAAAATGAGCGGTGGAAAATCACTCAACGAGAAGGTTGTCTCTTGGCATCTGTTAGAAGATGTATTGGGCTGGGTAGCCGTGTTGGTGGTCGCCATTGTGCTAAGCTTTCAGGATAATCACTACTTAGACCCAGCCCTGTCGCTGTTCATTACAGCATACATCCTGTGGAACGTGATAAAGCGATTGCGCGAAACGTTGTTCATCTTTTTGCAGGGCGTGCCGGATGACGTGAGCTTGTCGGAAATAGAAAACAAGTTGCGGGCTATTGATCACGTGGACTCCATTCATCATACCCACGTATGGTCGCTGGATGGGGAACATCACGTGCTTACCTCGCATTTAAAATTGAAGAACATTGACAACTTCAAACAGATACTGGCAGTAAAGCAGCAAGCTAAAGAACTGCTGAAGGAATATCCGTTTTCTCATCACACGCTGGAAACGGAACTGGATCAAGAGACTTGCCGACTTGCTCAGTCTAATGAGTAA
- a CDS encoding transglutaminase-like domain-containing protein → MKQYLKETALLNYPHPQIQQLVDQRGWRYLSTEDKIRSIYLFVRDEILFGYNAADDISATRILADGYGQCNTKSTLLMALLRAVDVPCRFHGFTINKALQKGAISGLWYKLAPQNILHSWVEVWHDERWFYLEGVILDRAYLTQLQSKFEGCTTFCGFGAYTEDLQNPAIDWQNNDTFIQRLGINQDFGLFSEPDSFYSKHQQKMSLVKRLAFRYLIRHQINDNVRGIRDQGRFPVTTALVEADPPANPMLIP, encoded by the coding sequence ATGAAACAATATCTGAAAGAAACGGCTTTATTGAACTACCCTCACCCGCAGATTCAACAATTAGTGGATCAAAGAGGGTGGCGATATCTTTCTACCGAAGATAAAATCCGCAGTATCTATCTTTTTGTACGTGATGAAATACTGTTTGGCTACAATGCAGCCGATGACATTTCAGCTACCCGGATACTAGCCGACGGGTACGGTCAGTGTAATACCAAGTCTACGCTACTGATGGCTTTACTGCGGGCGGTGGATGTTCCTTGCCGCTTTCATGGCTTTACCATTAATAAAGCGTTACAAAAGGGGGCCATCAGTGGTCTGTGGTACAAACTGGCACCACAGAATATTTTGCACAGTTGGGTAGAAGTCTGGCACGATGAACGATGGTTTTATCTGGAAGGGGTCATTCTGGACCGAGCGTATTTAACGCAGTTACAAAGTAAGTTTGAAGGGTGTACTACTTTTTGCGGATTTGGTGCTTATACGGAAGACTTACAAAACCCAGCGATTGATTGGCAGAACAACGATACGTTTATTCAACGTTTGGGGATCAATCAGGATTTTGGTCTGTTTAGCGAGCCGGACTCGTTCTACAGTAAGCACCAGCAGAAAATGTCTTTAGTCAAGCGTCTGGCCTTCCGCTATCTGATCCGTCACCAAATCAATGATAACGTACGGGGTATCCGGGACCAGGGCCGGTTTCCGGTTACAACTGCTCTAGTTGAAGCCGATCCACCAGCGAACCCGATGCTGATACCATAA
- a CDS encoding AraC family transcriptional regulator, protein MSSTSFNKILLKDRAGFFVGYLSDNLAHRHYALQCSVSLQEPLTLYGQNGLLLLTSGIAIKPMIEHRLVSRSPMLIILLNPASRTGHFFHHHFLSSDIDRLPEELTSLLQSLGQQWFTGQLPAEAFYLAYTQLIQSFVQTCLTASHHTDSRILDALDFLEANADKVVPLAEAASHVFLSPERFRHLFQAETGITFRRLQLWNKLVQVFQTYSPAKSLTELAHEHGFSDSAHLSRTFKETFGLSPTQLFNNSRFIQD, encoded by the coding sequence ATGAGTAGCACATCTTTCAATAAGATTTTACTGAAAGACAGAGCTGGGTTCTTCGTTGGATACCTTTCTGATAACCTTGCCCATCGGCACTACGCCCTACAATGCTCTGTTTCGCTACAGGAACCGCTGACGCTATACGGCCAAAACGGTTTGCTGTTACTAACCAGCGGCATTGCCATTAAACCTATGATAGAGCATCGATTGGTTAGCCGGTCACCTATGTTGATTATCCTGCTCAACCCTGCCAGCCGCACCGGCCACTTTTTTCACCATCACTTTTTATCGAGTGACATTGACCGTTTACCTGAAGAATTGACAAGTCTCCTACAGTCCCTCGGTCAGCAGTGGTTCACCGGACAATTACCGGCAGAGGCGTTTTATTTGGCCTATACCCAGCTTATCCAATCGTTTGTCCAGACCTGTTTGACTGCTTCTCATCACACCGATTCGAGAATCCTCGATGCGTTAGACTTTCTGGAAGCCAATGCCGATAAAGTGGTGCCGCTCGCTGAAGCGGCCTCGCACGTCTTTCTATCACCCGAACGATTCCGGCACCTATTCCAAGCGGAAACCGGCATCACATTTCGGCGGCTTCAGTTATGGAACAAACTCGTACAAGTTTTTCAGACCTATTCACCAGCAAAGTCGCTGACCGAGCTAGCGCATGAGCATGGCTTCTCAGATAGTGCTCACTTGAGCCGAACATTTAAAGAAACCTTTGGCTTGTCGCCTACCCAGCTTTTTAACAATAGCCGTTTTATTCAAGATTGA